A genomic region of Haliotis asinina isolate JCU_RB_2024 chromosome 1, JCU_Hal_asi_v2, whole genome shotgun sequence contains the following coding sequences:
- the LOC137287401 gene encoding uncharacterized protein isoform X1 gives MKRTSLHLLILICLAALGVVSVQSPCPSVVSVLSPCSDPDQNVRLFNDGGPAGIGFLEVKDPANGSWGLVCSDNFDVAAARIVCRMLCFNETYATPLMLQNRTLPQGLRVSYGPFCHGGESSLTDCQPSNVDGCTDAVYMTCLEVNPCYPEHCVSESDAPDISCNNTHMRVDFRKVNDKDLTPAHISSMAHNCSINTFNYDRGSGDEVVSAVIALDACGVKTSGNETHLLYETKLIHSPVSDSDGITRRGAYVVDAMCAFEREGRLNISAEIVTQAIEIVGKGEFRFKMYLWKSDDFLERYSSPVNLHINDYLNVTVDLITRNRDLTVVVPNCWVVPEPDKPPGQSADLIRNGTIEEKTLVGHIVNHTRFGFKYRVFQFGIINKIRIYCKAIACDWQERIPTCLNRYHNRRKRETHDILTTTVVIINPVDTVDN, from the exons ATGAAGAGGACATCCCTGCACCTGTTGATCTTGATCTGCCTGGCAGCCTTAG GTGTGGTGTCTGTCCAGTCGCCTTGCCCAA GTGTGGTGTCTGTCCTGTCGCCTTGTTCAG ACCCAGACCAGAACGTACGTCTGTTTAACGATGGCGGACCGGCTGGTATTGGGTTTCTAGAGGTGAAGGACCCCGCCAATGGTTCGTGGGGGCTAGTCTGCTCTGACAACTTTGATGTGGCGGCAGCAAGGATCGTGTGCAGGATGCTGTGTTTCAA TGAGACATATGCCACTCCGTTGATGTTACAAAACCGAACGCTGCCGCAAGGGCTTAGAGTAAGTTACGGACCGTTCTGTCACGGAGGAGAGTCGAGCCTGACTGACTGCCAGCCCTCCAACGTCGATGGCTGCACTGACGCTGTGTACATGACGTGTCTTGAAGTCAACCCCTGTTACCCTGAACACTGTGTGTCTGAAT CTGATGCCCCGGACATCTCGTGCAACAACACGCACATGAGAGTGGATTTCAGGAAGGTGAACGACAAGGATCTCACACCAGCCCACATCTCTTCGATGGCTCATAACTGCTCCATCAACACCTTCAATTACGACCGTGGGTCTGGAGATGAAGTTGTGTCGGCTGTCATTGCTTTAGATGCATGTGGTGTCAAGACGTCG GGAAATGAGACTCATCTGCTCTATGAGACCAAGCTGATTCACAGTCCAGTGAGTGACAGCGATGGTATAACGCGGAGAGGAGCGTATGTCGTGGATGCCATGTGCGCCTTCGAAAGAGAAGGTAGGCTTAACATTTCCGCAGAAATTGTCACTCAAGCAATTGAAATTGTTGGCAAGGGGGAGTTTCGTTTCAAGATGTACTTGTGGAAATCAGACGATTTCCTCGAGCGCTATAGCAGTCCAGTGAACCTCCACATTAACGACTACTTGAACGTCACTGTGGACCTTATCACTAGGAACCGCGATCTAACAGTGGTGGTGCCAAACTGCTGGGTGGTTCCAGAACCGGACAAGCCTCCTGGGCAGTCGGCTGATCTAATCAGGAACGG GACAATTGAAGAGAAGACTTTGGTCGGGCACATCGTAAATCACACAAGGTTTGGATTCAAATACAGAGTCTTCCAGTTCGGGATCATCAACAAG ATAAGAATTTACTGCAAGGCGATTGCCTGTGACTGGCAGGAACGTATTCCTACCTGTCTGAACCGATATCACAACCGTAGGAAGAGGGAAACCCATGACATTCTCACCACGACTGTAGTCATAATAAACCCAGTTGACACTGTTGACAACT AA
- the LOC137287401 gene encoding uncharacterized protein isoform X2 codes for MKRTSLHLLILICLAALGVVSVQSPCPNPDQNVRLFNDGGPAGIGFLEVKDPANGSWGLVCSDNFDVAAARIVCRMLCFNETYATPLMLQNRTLPQGLRVSYGPFCHGGESSLTDCQPSNVDGCTDAVYMTCLEVNPCYPEHCVSESDAPDISCNNTHMRVDFRKVNDKDLTPAHISSMAHNCSINTFNYDRGSGDEVVSAVIALDACGVKTSGNETHLLYETKLIHSPVSDSDGITRRGAYVVDAMCAFEREGRLNISAEIVTQAIEIVGKGEFRFKMYLWKSDDFLERYSSPVNLHINDYLNVTVDLITRNRDLTVVVPNCWVVPEPDKPPGQSADLIRNGTIEEKTLVGHIVNHTRFGFKYRVFQFGIINKIRIYCKAIACDWQERIPTCLNRYHNRRKRETHDILTTTVVIINPVDTVDN; via the exons ATGAAGAGGACATCCCTGCACCTGTTGATCTTGATCTGCCTGGCAGCCTTAG GTGTGGTGTCTGTCCAGTCGCCTTGCCCAA ACCCAGACCAGAACGTACGTCTGTTTAACGATGGCGGACCGGCTGGTATTGGGTTTCTAGAGGTGAAGGACCCCGCCAATGGTTCGTGGGGGCTAGTCTGCTCTGACAACTTTGATGTGGCGGCAGCAAGGATCGTGTGCAGGATGCTGTGTTTCAA TGAGACATATGCCACTCCGTTGATGTTACAAAACCGAACGCTGCCGCAAGGGCTTAGAGTAAGTTACGGACCGTTCTGTCACGGAGGAGAGTCGAGCCTGACTGACTGCCAGCCCTCCAACGTCGATGGCTGCACTGACGCTGTGTACATGACGTGTCTTGAAGTCAACCCCTGTTACCCTGAACACTGTGTGTCTGAAT CTGATGCCCCGGACATCTCGTGCAACAACACGCACATGAGAGTGGATTTCAGGAAGGTGAACGACAAGGATCTCACACCAGCCCACATCTCTTCGATGGCTCATAACTGCTCCATCAACACCTTCAATTACGACCGTGGGTCTGGAGATGAAGTTGTGTCGGCTGTCATTGCTTTAGATGCATGTGGTGTCAAGACGTCG GGAAATGAGACTCATCTGCTCTATGAGACCAAGCTGATTCACAGTCCAGTGAGTGACAGCGATGGTATAACGCGGAGAGGAGCGTATGTCGTGGATGCCATGTGCGCCTTCGAAAGAGAAGGTAGGCTTAACATTTCCGCAGAAATTGTCACTCAAGCAATTGAAATTGTTGGCAAGGGGGAGTTTCGTTTCAAGATGTACTTGTGGAAATCAGACGATTTCCTCGAGCGCTATAGCAGTCCAGTGAACCTCCACATTAACGACTACTTGAACGTCACTGTGGACCTTATCACTAGGAACCGCGATCTAACAGTGGTGGTGCCAAACTGCTGGGTGGTTCCAGAACCGGACAAGCCTCCTGGGCAGTCGGCTGATCTAATCAGGAACGG GACAATTGAAGAGAAGACTTTGGTCGGGCACATCGTAAATCACACAAGGTTTGGATTCAAATACAGAGTCTTCCAGTTCGGGATCATCAACAAG ATAAGAATTTACTGCAAGGCGATTGCCTGTGACTGGCAGGAACGTATTCCTACCTGTCTGAACCGATATCACAACCGTAGGAAGAGGGAAACCCATGACATTCTCACCACGACTGTAGTCATAATAAACCCAGTTGACACTGTTGACAACT AA